In Halanaeroarchaeum sp. HSR-CO, one DNA window encodes the following:
- the gyrA gene encoding DNA gyrase subunit A, with translation MSSEPEMPDDVADRIENVRVEDEMEQSYIDYAMSVIAGRALPDVRDGLKPVHRRILYAMHEAGISSGSGHRKSSSIVGETMGNFHPHGDSAIYDTLVRMAQDFSMRHPLVDGQGNFGSVDGDPAAAMRYTEARMAPIAEELLSDIEKDTVDFQANYDDRLQEPTVLPAAFPNLLVNGSSGIAVGMSTNVPPHNLGEIIDATIHLIEDPACTIPDLMEYVEGPDFPTGATIVGRNSIRKAYQTGRARLTVRADYHVEQTDSGSDRIILDELPYQQNKSKLVERIAEMANEGTLEGIRDLRDESDRDGIRVVVELKRGANTDVVENRLLESVLEQTFGVINLALVDGEPRVLSLKEMLEEYLEHRKEVVRRRSEYELAEAEEREHILKGRLLALDHIEEVVETIRNSEDRDAAKDALRETFEFTQMQAEHIVRMQLGSLTSLEAAEIEAEYEEVQATIERLETILANESELLGVIKEELREIRAEYADDRRTSIVEDMGEVTDEDLIPNEEVVVTLSEHDYIKRVPVETFSSQHRGGKGIIGADLKEGDRIATVFTAQTHDDLLCFTDQGQVYRLKVYQIPEMSRTARGTSAVNLLNLDDEEEINAVVATDDFEDGEYLTMATRDGYVKRTGVENFENILSTGIIAISLEDADELVDVEVTNGASDIVLGTETGMAIRFDETDVRSMGRNARGVRGIKLEEGDRVAGVSAIRETDDRNLLTVTRRGYGKRTPLSEYRPQSRNGKGLVDIKTAERNGRVAAIEAVEDSDHVIAMSEGGQLTRIPVAEISSVGRNTKGVHVMDIETGDRLAGISVFPEPEA, from the coding sequence ATGAGTTCGGAACCGGAGATGCCGGACGACGTCGCCGACCGCATCGAGAACGTTCGCGTCGAGGACGAGATGGAGCAGTCCTACATCGACTACGCGATGTCGGTCATCGCGGGTCGGGCGCTCCCCGACGTCCGCGACGGACTCAAACCGGTCCACCGGCGCATCCTCTACGCGATGCACGAGGCGGGCATCTCGAGTGGGTCCGGCCACCGCAAGTCCTCGTCCATCGTGGGCGAGACGATGGGTAACTTCCACCCGCACGGCGACTCGGCCATCTACGACACGCTCGTGCGAATGGCCCAGGACTTCTCGATGCGCCACCCGCTCGTCGACGGCCAGGGGAACTTCGGGTCGGTCGACGGCGACCCCGCGGCGGCCATGCGATACACGGAAGCAAGGATGGCTCCCATCGCCGAGGAACTCCTCTCGGACATCGAGAAGGACACCGTCGACTTCCAGGCCAACTACGACGACCGCCTGCAGGAGCCGACGGTCCTCCCGGCAGCGTTCCCCAACCTGCTGGTCAACGGGTCGTCGGGCATCGCCGTCGGGATGAGTACGAACGTCCCGCCACACAACCTCGGCGAGATCATCGACGCGACCATCCACCTCATCGAGGACCCGGCGTGTACCATCCCGGATCTGATGGAGTACGTCGAGGGACCGGACTTCCCGACCGGAGCGACCATCGTGGGACGAAACTCGATCAGGAAGGCCTATCAGACCGGCCGGGCCCGACTGACCGTTCGCGCGGACTACCACGTCGAGCAGACTGACTCGGGCAGCGACCGCATCATCCTCGACGAGTTGCCCTACCAGCAGAACAAATCGAAACTCGTCGAACGCATCGCCGAGATGGCCAACGAGGGCACCCTCGAGGGCATCCGGGACCTCCGGGACGAGTCCGACCGCGACGGCATCCGGGTCGTCGTCGAACTCAAGCGCGGCGCGAACACGGACGTCGTCGAGAATCGTCTGCTCGAGAGCGTCCTGGAACAGACCTTTGGCGTGATCAACCTTGCGCTGGTGGATGGCGAACCGCGGGTCCTCTCCCTGAAGGAGATGCTGGAGGAGTACCTCGAGCACCGCAAGGAGGTCGTCCGCCGACGCTCCGAGTACGAACTCGCCGAGGCCGAAGAGCGCGAACACATCCTCAAGGGTCGATTGCTCGCCCTCGACCACATCGAGGAGGTCGTCGAGACCATCCGTAACTCCGAGGACCGCGATGCGGCGAAAGACGCGCTGCGGGAGACCTTCGAGTTCACCCAGATGCAGGCCGAACATATCGTCCGGATGCAACTGGGCAGTCTCACCTCCCTCGAGGCCGCCGAGATCGAAGCCGAGTACGAAGAGGTGCAAGCCACCATCGAACGCCTGGAAACCATCCTCGCGAACGAATCCGAGCTGCTGGGCGTCATCAAAGAAGAACTGCGGGAGATCAGGGCGGAGTACGCGGACGACCGTCGCACCTCCATCGTCGAGGACATGGGAGAGGTCACCGACGAGGACCTCATCCCGAACGAGGAGGTCGTCGTCACCCTCTCCGAACACGACTACATCAAGCGAGTGCCCGTCGAGACGTTCTCCTCGCAGCATCGCGGGGGCAAGGGTATCATCGGCGCCGATCTCAAGGAGGGCGATCGCATCGCGACGGTGTTCACCGCGCAAACCCACGACGACCTGCTGTGTTTCACAGACCAGGGACAGGTCTATCGACTGAAGGTTTACCAGATACCGGAGATGTCCCGGACGGCCCGGGGGACCTCGGCGGTAAATCTCCTGAATCTGGACGACGAAGAGGAGATCAACGCGGTCGTCGCGACCGACGACTTCGAGGACGGCGAGTACCTCACCATGGCGACCCGCGACGGCTACGTCAAGCGAACGGGCGTGGAGAACTTCGAGAACATCCTCTCGACCGGCATCATCGCCATCTCCCTCGAAGACGCGGACGAACTCGTCGACGTCGAGGTAACGAACGGCGCCTCCGACATCGTCCTCGGGACCGAGACCGGGATGGCCATCCGCTTCGACGAGACCGACGTCCGGTCGATGGGTCGGAATGCCCGAGGCGTCCGCGGCATCAAACTCGAAGAGGGTGACCGGGTCGCCGGCGTCAGCGCGATCAGAGAGACAGACGATCGCAACCTGTTGACCGTGACGAGACGGGGGTACGGCAAGCGGACGCCGCTCTCGGAATATCGTCCCCAGTCGCGCAACGGGAAAGGACTGGTCGATATCAAGACGGCGGAGCGCAACGGGCGCGTCGCGGCGATCGAGGCGGTCGAGGACAGCGATCACGTCATCGCGATGAGCGAAGGCGGGCAGTTGACCCGCATCCCGGTCGCCGAGATATCCTCGGTCGGCCGGAATACGAAGGGCGTCCACGTGATGGACATCGAGACGGGCGACAGGCTAGCGGGGATCTCCGTCTTCCCGGAGCCAGAAGCGTAG
- a CDS encoding cyclic nucleotide-binding/CBS domain-containing protein: MASDGPTRVEDVMSTPLEMIAPDESVQTAAEVMREHDIAALVVTASRHGIITSTDIIAAVADGKDLTELTVEDVMTKEVETVTPDLYMEEVAAMLTTYGIKHLPVVDDDFVGMVSSSDVAAHLS, encoded by the coding sequence ATGGCATCTGATGGACCGACACGCGTCGAAGACGTAATGTCGACACCACTGGAGATGATCGCTCCCGACGAATCCGTACAGACCGCAGCAGAGGTCATGCGCGAACACGACATCGCCGCCCTCGTGGTGACGGCGAGCCGCCACGGGATCATCACGAGTACTGACATCATCGCCGCCGTCGCCGACGGGAAGGACCTGACGGAACTCACGGTCGAGGACGTGATGACCAAGGAAGTCGAGACGGTCACGCCCGACCTCTACATGGAGGAAGTCGCCGCAATGTTGACGACGTACGGCATCAAACACCTCCCCGTGGTGGACGACGACTTCGTCGGCATGGTCTCCTCCAGCGACGTCGCCGCCCATCTCTCGTAG
- the rocF gene encoding arginase: MTNAVRIIGAPTDYGANRRGVDMGPSAIRYAGLDRQIRAAGAACADIGDVRAPLMEERENGSDVNARHIDAVREVNVRLADDVAAAIEDGEVPLVLGGDHSVAIGSMAGSARTDPTGVVWFDAHGDFNTPSTSPSGNVHGMPLAAALGLDEFAEMDWATAAGLSEENVALVGLRDLDESERAAIRASDVTAYTMSDIDERGLTTVVEDALAVAADGVEGIHVSLDLDWLDPNEAPGVGTPVRGGVTYREAHAAMELLADLDRRYDVLRSLELVEVNPILDERNQTAEMAAELAASALGKRIL; encoded by the coding sequence ATGACGAATGCCGTCCGAATCATCGGAGCGCCGACCGATTACGGCGCGAATCGACGAGGTGTGGATATGGGTCCGTCGGCCATCAGATACGCCGGCCTCGACCGGCAGATAAGGGCGGCCGGAGCGGCCTGTGCGGATATCGGCGACGTTCGTGCACCGCTGATGGAGGAACGAGAGAACGGCTCGGACGTGAACGCCAGACACATCGACGCCGTCAGGGAGGTGAACGTCCGTCTGGCCGACGACGTCGCGGCAGCTATCGAGGACGGCGAGGTGCCGCTGGTCCTCGGTGGCGACCACTCCGTCGCCATCGGGTCGATGGCCGGGTCGGCCCGGACCGACCCTACCGGCGTCGTGTGGTTCGACGCTCACGGCGACTTCAACACGCCCTCGACGTCGCCGAGTGGTAACGTCCACGGTATGCCGCTGGCGGCCGCTCTGGGCCTCGACGAGTTCGCGGAGATGGACTGGGCCACCGCAGCGGGGCTCAGCGAGGAGAACGTGGCACTCGTCGGCCTCCGCGACCTGGACGAGAGCGAACGGGCAGCTATCCGGGCGAGCGACGTCACGGCCTACACGATGTCGGACATCGACGAACGCGGGCTCACCACCGTCGTGGAGGACGCCCTCGCGGTCGCCGCAGACGGTGTCGAGGGGATCCACGTCAGTCTCGACCTGGACTGGCTCGACCCCAACGAAGCGCCGGGCGTCGGGACCCCGGTTCGGGGTGGCGTCACCTATCGCGAGGCCCACGCCGCGATGGAACTGCTCGCCGATCTCGACCGCCGGTACGACGTCTTGCGATCGCTGGAACTCGTGGAGGTCAATCCGATCCTGGACGAACGCAACCAGACGGCGGAGATGGCCGCGGAACTCGCGGCCAGCGCTCTCGGCAAGCGGATCCTCTGA
- a CDS encoding NAD-dependent epimerase/dehydratase family protein: MNGQRVLVTGGAGFIGSNLANTLATENEVIVVDDLFLGTEENLDDAVEFHERSVLEADLPADVDVLFHLAALSSMAMHEDDPQRGARVNVEGFVNAVEQFRRHGGDTVVYATTSSIYGDRTEPSPESMDVDARTGYEASKLARERYAEYYANYYDMSMAGLRYFSVYQGYNGAEEHKGEYANIIAQFADDVANGRSPEIYGDGTQTRDFTHVEDVVEATIQAAEHELTGIYNVGTGEQYDFETVVEMINDELGTAVEPTYVENPIPEDVYVHDTMADATKIEGATGWSPSISFEEGIRRVCAPYQ, encoded by the coding sequence ATGAATGGACAACGGGTTCTCGTCACCGGCGGCGCCGGATTCATCGGGTCGAATCTCGCCAATACACTCGCCACCGAGAACGAGGTAATCGTTGTCGACGACCTGTTCCTCGGCACCGAAGAGAACCTCGACGACGCCGTCGAGTTTCACGAGCGAAGCGTTTTGGAAGCGGATCTCCCGGCGGACGTGGACGTCCTCTTTCACCTCGCCGCGCTCTCGTCGATGGCGATGCACGAAGACGATCCCCAGCGGGGCGCTCGGGTGAACGTCGAGGGATTCGTCAACGCCGTCGAGCAGTTCCGCCGCCATGGCGGCGACACCGTGGTCTACGCGACGACGTCGTCCATCTACGGGGACCGGACGGAACCGTCCCCGGAGTCGATGGACGTCGACGCCCGAACCGGCTACGAGGCGTCGAAACTCGCCCGCGAGCGCTACGCGGAGTACTACGCCAACTACTACGACATGTCGATGGCCGGGCTGCGCTATTTTTCGGTCTACCAGGGGTACAACGGGGCAGAAGAACACAAAGGGGAGTACGCCAACATCATCGCGCAGTTCGCCGACGACGTCGCGAACGGTCGCTCGCCCGAGATCTACGGCGACGGCACCCAGACACGGGATTTCACCCACGTCGAGGACGTCGTCGAGGCGACCATCCAGGCGGCCGAGCACGAACTGACCGGCATCTACAACGTCGGGACGGGCGAGCAGTACGACTTCGAGACGGTCGTCGAGATGATCAACGACGAACTGGGAACGGCGGTCGAGCCGACCTACGTCGAGAATCCCATCCCCGAGGACGTCTACGTCCACGACACCATGGCTGACGCCACGAAGATCGAGGGCGCGACCGGTTGGTCGCCGTCCATCTCCTTCGAGGAGGGCATCCGGCGGGTCTGTGCCCCCTACCAGTAA
- a CDS encoding Rrf2 family transcriptional regulator: MSSIELTASQKTILRALVDLYTQRESAVKGEDIAEEVDRNPGTIRNQMQSLKALQLVEGVPGPKGGYKPTTNAFEALEIEQMDRPANVDVYLNGELIEEANVQDIDLSSVHHPELCRAEIQLRGSVRDFHEGDSVSVGPTPISKLVVEGSVDGKDDAHNIVILKIDDMTAPAEEPEH; this comes from the coding sequence ATGTCGTCAATCGAATTAACGGCCAGCCAAAAAACCATTCTCCGGGCACTCGTCGACCTCTACACCCAGCGCGAATCTGCCGTCAAGGGCGAGGACATCGCCGAGGAAGTAGACCGGAATCCGGGAACGATCCGCAACCAGATGCAGAGCCTGAAAGCACTCCAGCTCGTCGAGGGCGTCCCGGGCCCGAAGGGCGGATACAAACCGACGACCAACGCCTTCGAGGCACTCGAGATCGAACAGATGGACCGTCCCGCGAACGTGGACGTCTACCTCAACGGGGAACTCATCGAGGAGGCAAACGTGCAGGACATCGATCTCTCCAGCGTTCACCACCCCGAACTCTGCCGTGCCGAAATCCAGCTTCGCGGCTCAGTCAGGGATTTCCACGAGGGTGACTCGGTCTCCGTCGGACCGACCCCCATCTCGAAACTCGTCGTCGAGGGGTCAGTCGACGGAAAGGACGACGCCCACAACATCGTCATTCTCAAGATTGACGACATGACTGCACCGGCCGAAGAACCGGAGCACTAA
- a CDS encoding NAD(P)/FAD-dependent oxidoreductase, with the protein MTDSVVVLGGGYAGTAAVTRLQDRAIDDYSVTWIDDTVYHLVRHELHRAVRDPLVRHDITVPLEAIARDDTTVIQGVVENVDVDDRTVGLAGGTTVDYDYLVVAIGSEPAYYGIDGLEDHAYPLSTLEDALAINDAIDEAIAGATRNDPVQVVVGGGGLSGIQTAGEIARYRDERDAPIAIILVEALDRILPNGDPELRDAIEAALSAADVRILTNDPIVEATAEAVQFDARDPIPADVLVWTGGISGQAAVGATNVESQHDRLLTAGDFRTSDDSIFAVGDSALVDTPNGRAPPTAQAAIQSGTAVADNVSRAIRGEPLTEWTLTDRGTLVSVGETTFAIDVLGLPTGVVGGTVASVLKKGVAARWLATVTSWPRAMRAWNSL; encoded by the coding sequence ATGACCGACTCGGTCGTCGTTTTGGGTGGAGGCTACGCTGGAACCGCGGCCGTCACGCGATTGCAGGACCGGGCGATTGACGACTATTCTGTGACCTGGATCGACGATACCGTGTATCACCTCGTACGTCACGAGCTCCATCGCGCCGTCCGCGACCCCCTGGTTCGCCACGACATCACGGTCCCCCTCGAGGCCATCGCTCGTGATGATACCACCGTCATACAGGGGGTCGTCGAGAACGTCGACGTGGACGATCGGACCGTCGGTCTCGCCGGTGGGACGACCGTCGACTACGACTACCTCGTCGTCGCTATCGGATCCGAACCAGCCTACTACGGCATCGACGGCCTCGAGGACCACGCTTACCCCTTGTCCACACTCGAGGACGCCCTGGCGATCAACGACGCTATCGACGAGGCCATAGCGGGCGCCACTCGAAACGACCCCGTACAGGTCGTGGTGGGTGGCGGTGGCCTCTCGGGCATCCAGACGGCCGGCGAGATAGCACGATACCGCGACGAACGCGACGCCCCGATAGCGATCATCCTGGTCGAGGCACTCGATCGGATCCTCCCGAATGGCGACCCCGAATTACGGGATGCCATCGAGGCCGCGCTGTCGGCGGCCGACGTTCGCATCCTGACGAACGATCCCATCGTCGAAGCCACCGCCGAGGCGGTCCAGTTCGATGCACGGGATCCGATTCCGGCAGACGTTCTCGTGTGGACGGGAGGTATCAGTGGTCAGGCAGCGGTCGGCGCGACGAACGTGGAGAGCCAACACGACCGACTTCTCACGGCGGGTGATTTTCGGACGAGCGACGACAGCATCTTCGCTGTCGGAGACTCGGCGCTGGTGGACACGCCGAACGGACGGGCCCCGCCGACCGCCCAGGCAGCCATCCAGTCCGGAACTGCCGTCGCGGACAACGTATCGCGAGCGATCCGGGGAGAACCCCTCACCGAATGGACCCTCACCGATCGGGGGACGCTCGTGTCCGTGGGCGAGACGACGTTCGCCATCGACGTCCTCGGGCTGCCCACCGGCGTCGTCGGCGGGACCGTCGCGTCGGTGTTGAAAAAGGGCGTCGCCGCCCGGTGGCTGGCCACGGTGACCTCCTGGCCACGGGCGATGCGGGCCTGGAACTCGCTTTGA
- a CDS encoding nucleoside phosphorylase: MPATSEDPSDDVQYHLDVGADDVADAVLLPGNPERVDRITQFWDDATERGYHREYRTVTGTYEDVPISVTSTGIGSPSAAIAVEELARIGADTFIRVGSSGAIQPGMDVGDLVITSGAVRQEGTSAEYVREDYPAVADREVVSALVAAAERLDYDYHVGLTMSADSFYAGQGRPGFGGFEAAGSEDLIDALQDANVTNVEMEASAILTLANVYGLRAGAVCSVYANRVTGEFRKEGDERAAEVASLAVNLLAAMDETKRAAGVDHWHAGLTLD, translated from the coding sequence ATGCCCGCCACTAGCGAGGACCCCAGCGACGACGTCCAGTACCACCTCGACGTCGGCGCGGACGACGTGGCCGACGCCGTACTGTTACCGGGCAATCCCGAACGCGTCGACCGGATCACGCAGTTCTGGGATGACGCGACAGAACGCGGCTATCACCGCGAGTACCGGACCGTCACCGGAACCTACGAGGACGTCCCGATATCGGTCACCTCGACCGGTATCGGCAGTCCATCCGCCGCCATCGCCGTCGAGGAACTGGCCCGGATCGGTGCTGACACCTTCATCAGAGTCGGATCGAGTGGTGCCATCCAGCCGGGAATGGACGTCGGTGACCTCGTCATTACGAGCGGGGCCGTCCGGCAGGAAGGAACCAGTGCGGAGTACGTCCGGGAGGACTACCCGGCCGTCGCCGACCGTGAGGTCGTCTCCGCACTCGTCGCGGCGGCCGAACGGCTGGACTACGACTACCACGTCGGTCTGACGATGAGCGCCGACAGTTTCTATGCGGGGCAGGGCCGCCCCGGATTCGGCGGGTTCGAGGCGGCGGGAAGCGAGGACCTGATCGATGCTCTCCAGGACGCGAACGTCACGAACGTCGAGATGGAGGCCAGCGCCATTCTCACCCTGGCGAACGTCTACGGGCTCAGAGCGGGTGCCGTCTGTTCTGTCTACGCCAACCGCGTGACCGGGGAGTTCCGCAAAGAGGGCGACGAACGAGCGGCCGAAGTCGCGAGTCTGGCCGTCAACCTGCTGGCGGCGATGGACGAGACGAAACGTGCTGCTGGCGTCGACCACTGGCACGCGGGCCTGACTCTGGACTGA
- the cdd gene encoding cytidine deaminase: MHELMAAAREATSQAYVPYSEYPVGAAIETADGSVFTGTNMEVSNFSNSLHAEEVALVRARMAGHETFSRIAVTSEKRDGVTPCGMCRQTLAEFADPELTVFTEDDDGVTEYSLGELLPHAFSNELLD; the protein is encoded by the coding sequence ATGCACGAACTCATGGCGGCGGCCCGGGAGGCCACGTCGCAGGCCTACGTCCCCTACTCGGAGTATCCCGTCGGTGCGGCCATCGAGACGGCCGACGGTTCCGTGTTCACGGGGACGAACATGGAGGTCTCGAACTTCTCGAACAGCCTCCACGCCGAGGAGGTGGCACTGGTCAGGGCGCGGATGGCCGGCCACGAGACGTTCTCCCGTATCGCCGTCACCTCCGAGAAACGCGACGGGGTCACTCCCTGTGGGATGTGTCGACAGACGCTGGCCGAGTTCGCCGACCCGGAACTGACCGTGTTCACCGAGGACGACGACGGTGTGACCGAGTACTCGCTGGGCGAGCTTCTCCCACACGCCTTCTCGAACGAACTGCTCGATTGA
- a CDS encoding ABC transporter permease codes for MSEADRRDATGTLTDRLPGRLAGIGNRGLFVVATLLVLVVIGVFGALNPESTTGRLFDILTDKSTLASALRLSVPIAFAALGGIFAEKSGVINIGLEGLLIIGAFGGVYATDITGSIWIGMGAGVLASTILAALFAVVTIEFRADQIIAGLAIWLIALGLAPFLSQVIYGGPNTDSVETFSSITIPYLSEIPFFGALFDASPVVYLMFAAVGASWYTLYRTSFGRWVIASGENPKALDTAGVSVRKVRYAAVMLSGVLSGIGGAALSLSLGQFTGNGPTMVNGKGFIAIVAYLFGNYNPIGAMLSTLLFAGLDAVQLTLQARDVLAIPKPLVRTIPYLTVIVVLALVGKTRIPKAAGEHYESGEE; via the coding sequence ATGAGTGAAGCGGACAGACGCGACGCGACCGGCACACTCACCGATCGACTCCCGGGCCGCCTCGCCGGCATCGGCAATCGGGGGCTGTTCGTCGTTGCCACCCTCCTCGTGCTGGTGGTGATCGGCGTCTTCGGCGCGCTGAATCCCGAATCCACGACCGGTCGTCTCTTCGACATCTTGACTGACAAGAGCACGCTCGCGTCCGCATTGCGTCTCTCTGTCCCCATCGCCTTCGCGGCCCTGGGTGGTATCTTCGCGGAGAAGAGCGGCGTCATCAACATCGGTCTCGAAGGCCTGCTCATCATCGGTGCCTTCGGCGGGGTCTACGCGACCGATATCACCGGGAGCATCTGGATCGGAATGGGGGCAGGCGTGCTCGCGAGTACCATCCTCGCGGCCCTGTTCGCCGTCGTGACGATCGAGTTTCGGGCGGACCAGATCATCGCTGGCCTCGCTATCTGGCTCATCGCGCTCGGTCTCGCGCCGTTCCTCTCCCAGGTCATCTACGGTGGGCCGAACACCGACAGCGTCGAGACCTTCAGCAGTATCACGATTCCCTATCTCTCGGAGATCCCCTTCTTCGGGGCGCTGTTCGACGCCAGTCCCGTCGTCTATCTGATGTTCGCCGCCGTGGGGGCCTCCTGGTACACGCTCTATCGCACTTCCTTCGGCCGCTGGGTCATCGCCAGCGGCGAGAACCCGAAGGCCCTCGACACCGCCGGCGTGAGCGTCCGGAAGGTCAGATATGCCGCCGTGATGCTGTCGGGTGTGCTCTCGGGAATCGGCGGCGCGGCACTCTCGTTGAGCCTCGGCCAGTTCACGGGCAACGGTCCGACGATGGTCAACGGGAAGGGATTCATCGCCATCGTCGCTTACCTGTTCGGGAACTACAACCCGATCGGCGCGATGCTCTCGACGCTCCTGTTCGCCGGTCTGGACGCCGTGCAGTTGACACTCCAGGCTCGCGACGTGCTCGCCATCCCGAAACCGCTCGTGCGGACCATCCCCTATCTGACGGTCATCGTCGTCCTCGCCCTCGTCGGGAAAACCCGCATCCCGAAGGCCGCCGGCGAACACTACGAGTCCGGCGAGGAGTGA
- a CDS encoding ABC transporter permease, giving the protein MSLRDRLEAVLARLVRASATERILISSASLLLSVLVGFVLILMAGRMTSCGTAAVSYFGVGFCYDPFLVFNKLFLGALGNPINPDFNPLQGEFGAIIRPGFDLLNGQLATTLSETTILIFAGLAVAVAFRAGIFNIGAQGQLVMGALATAIVLLYVAPFVSGAFGTLVLLTLGILIGATAGGAFAAIPGALLAYAEANEVITTIMLNFVATAIALYLAANRFKDPESFANQTVALPDVALFPNVVFQPRDDFSLLALGFAIVLVFAIWYLLTRTALGYDIRTSGIQPTAAEYAGVDAERTIVTSMVLSGALAGVGGAVYVLMVLGNFQTGVPSYGFDGITVSILAGNSPLGVGFAALLFGVLKSGSIVVDVGSDVPPQLVGVLRGLIILFVAMPEFFRLIGARILPENIAEPEQAAPDGGEVTDDE; this is encoded by the coding sequence ATGAGCCTCCGCGACCGACTGGAGGCCGTCCTCGCCCGTCTCGTCCGTGCCTCGGCGACCGAACGAATCCTGATCAGTTCGGCATCGCTGTTGCTCTCGGTGCTGGTGGGGTTCGTCCTCATCCTCATGGCCGGCCGGATGACCAGTTGCGGGACGGCAGCGGTCTCCTACTTCGGCGTCGGATTCTGTTACGACCCGTTCCTCGTCTTCAACAAACTGTTCCTCGGCGCACTCGGTAACCCAATCAATCCGGATTTCAATCCCCTGCAAGGCGAGTTCGGTGCGATCATCCGTCCGGGGTTCGACCTGCTCAACGGGCAACTGGCCACGACGCTCTCAGAGACGACCATCCTCATATTCGCGGGGTTGGCCGTCGCAGTCGCCTTCAGAGCGGGCATCTTCAACATCGGGGCACAGGGACAACTCGTGATGGGGGCACTCGCAACGGCCATCGTCCTCCTCTACGTCGCGCCGTTCGTCTCCGGTGCATTCGGGACCCTCGTGTTGCTCACACTCGGGATCCTCATCGGTGCGACGGCCGGTGGTGCCTTCGCCGCGATTCCGGGCGCCCTGCTCGCGTACGCGGAGGCGAACGAGGTCATCACGACCATCATGTTGAACTTCGTGGCGACTGCCATCGCGCTGTACCTGGCCGCGAACCGATTCAAGGACCCCGAGAGTTTCGCCAATCAGACGGTCGCCCTCCCCGACGTGGCCCTCTTCCCGAACGTGGTCTTCCAGCCCCGGGACGACTTCTCTCTGCTCGCACTCGGCTTCGCTATCGTGCTCGTCTTCGCCATCTGGTACCTCCTCACGCGGACGGCGCTGGGCTACGATATCCGTACCAGTGGCATCCAGCCCACGGCTGCCGAGTACGCGGGGGTCGACGCGGAGCGGACCATCGTGACGAGCATGGTGCTCTCCGGGGCCCTGGCAGGTGTCGGCGGCGCCGTCTACGTGTTGATGGTGCTCGGGAACTTCCAGACGGGTGTCCCGAGTTACGGATTCGACGGCATCACCGTCTCCATCCTCGCGGGGAACAGTCCGCTGGGGGTCGGGTTCGCCGCTTTGCTCTTCGGCGTGTTGAAGAGCGGGTCCATCGTCGTGGACGTCGGCTCCGACGTTCCGCCACAGCTCGTGGGCGTCCTCCGGGGTCTCATCATCCTGTTCGTCGCGATGCCGGAGTTCTTCCGGCTCATCGGCGCCCGCATCCTCCCCGAGAATATCGCCGAACCGGAGCAGGCTGCGCCCGATGGTGGGGAGGTGACCGACGATGAGTGA